One segment of Candidatus Omnitrophota bacterium DNA contains the following:
- a CDS encoding type II secretion system protein, with protein sequence MRMWRKRSQHRSAQGFTLIELLVVIAIIGILIGFLAPATMKIREKGRRAKCQNNLKQIFYAISAYRDDHNEQFPDSLDQLHDQYIDDLAVFKCPSSKNAVPASPGGGDYEYTSGLSPASKSTEALAKDKDGNHPDGVNILYVGGQVGFESHGKKP encoded by the coding sequence ATGCGAATGTGGCGTAAGCGATCCCAACACCGTAGCGCGCAGGGTTTTACGCTGATTGAGCTGCTGGTGGTGATTGCCATCATCGGCATCCTCATCGGTTTCTTAGCCCCGGCGACCATGAAGATCCGCGAGAAGGGGCGGCGGGCGAAGTGCCAGAATAACCTGAAACAGATTTTTTACGCGATTTCTGCGTATCGCGATGATCACAACGAGCAATTTCCCGACTCGCTGGATCAATTGCACGACCAGTACATCGACGATCTCGCGGTCTTTAAGTGCCCGTCGTCAAAAAATGCCGTGCCGGCCTCACCGGGCGGCGGCGACTATGAGTACACGTCAGGATTGTCTCCCGCCAGCAAATCCACCGAGGCTCTGGCCAAGGATAAGGATGGCAATCACCCGGATGGGGTGAACATCCTGTACGTCGGTGGCCAAGTCGGTTTTGAGTCCCACGGCAAAAAACCGTGA
- a CDS encoding phosphopantothenoylcysteine decarboxylase encodes MTAGPTREPIDPVRFMSNYSTGAMGAALASEALRRGHRVTVIHGPISEPLPLRVRRIAVEQAIEMERALRAHARAADVVIMAAAVADFRPARRARHKLKRRAHGALILEATPDIIARLPRCHGQLRVGFAVETDRVAARAREKARTKDLDLILAQHVARPSAAQRGPAAPFGRTKIRAWLLERSVAVRALGRISKRRAAGVLLDKIEALWYGQHNHANVA; translated from the coding sequence ATGACGGCGGGCCCCACGCGCGAGCCGATTGATCCTGTGCGGTTCATGTCTAACTATTCGACCGGCGCGATGGGAGCCGCGTTGGCGTCGGAGGCCTTGCGGCGCGGGCACCGGGTCACCGTGATCCATGGACCGATCAGCGAGCCGCTGCCGCTTAGGGTGCGGCGCATCGCGGTCGAGCAGGCAATCGAGATGGAGCGAGCCCTCCGCGCCCATGCGCGAGCGGCCGACGTGGTGATCATGGCTGCGGCCGTGGCGGATTTTCGCCCGGCGCGGCGGGCGAGGCACAAACTAAAGCGGCGAGCGCACGGCGCATTGATACTGGAAGCCACCCCCGACATCATTGCACGGCTGCCGCGGTGCCACGGGCAGCTGCGCGTTGGGTTTGCGGTAGAAACCGATCGGGTGGCCGCGCGCGCGCGCGAAAAAGCGCGCACCAAAGATCTCGATCTCATACTCGCGCAACACGTGGCCAGGCCATCAGCGGCTCAGCGGGGTCCGGCAGCGCCGTTTGGGCGAACCAAAATCCGGGCGTGGCTGCTGGAGCGGTCGGTCGCCGTCAGGGCGCTCGGGCGAATTTCGAAGCGCCGCGCAGCCGGCGTGCTCCTTGACAAAATCGAAGCACTTTGGTACGGTCAACACAACCATGCGAATGTGGCGTAA